A genomic stretch from Halichoerus grypus chromosome 5, mHalGry1.hap1.1, whole genome shotgun sequence includes:
- the TTPA gene encoding alpha-tocopherol transfer protein isoform X4: MAEMRPGPAAGLQLSALPDHSPLLQPSLAELRRRARAAGAPPTPLPLTDSFLLRFLRARDFDLDLAWRLLKNYYKWRAECPEISADLCPRSILGLLKAGYLGVLRARDPTGSKVLIYRIDSHAREQLQTKLTSAFPRHSSSGIRWYRILHGGHLSGVDKFYNEV; the protein is encoded by the exons ATGGCAGAGATGCGGCCAGGGCCTGCGGCGGGGCTGCAGCTCAGCGCGCTGCCCGACCACTCCCCGCTGCTGCAGCCCAGCCTGGCCGAGCTGCGGCGCCGAGCCCGGGCGGCGGGCGCTCCGCCGACGCCTCTGCCACTCACCGACTCCTTCCTGCTGCGGTTCCTGCGCGCCCGGGACTTCGACCTCGACCTGGCCTGGCGG ttactgAAAAACTATTATAAGTGGAGAGCAGAATGTCCAGAAATAAGTGCAGATCTGTGCCCTAGAAGTATTCTGGGACTTCTGAAGGCTGGTTACCTCGGAGTCCTGAGAGCCAGAGATCCCACTGGCAGCAAAGTTCTTATTTACAGAATCG ATTCACATGCACGGGAACAATTACAAACAAAGCTTACTTCAGCATTTCCCAGACATTCTTCCTCTGGAATACGGTGGTACAGAATTCTCCATGGAGGACATTTGTCAGGAGTGGACAAATTTTATAATGAAGTCTGA
- the TTPA gene encoding alpha-tocopherol transfer protein isoform X1 has translation MAEMRPGPAAGLQLSALPDHSPLLQPSLAELRRRARAAGAPPTPLPLTDSFLLRFLRARDFDLDLAWRLLKNYYKWRAECPEISADLCPRSILGLLKAGYLGVLRARDPTGSKVLIYRIAQWDPKVFTAYDVFRVSLITSELIVQEVETQRNGIKAIFDLEGWQFSHAFQITPSVAKKIAAVLTDSFPLKVRGIHLINEPIIFHAVFSMIKPFLTEKIKERIHMHGNNYKQSLLQHFPDILPLEYGGTEFSMEDICQEWTNFIMKSENYLSSISQISQ, from the exons ATGGCAGAGATGCGGCCAGGGCCTGCGGCGGGGCTGCAGCTCAGCGCGCTGCCCGACCACTCCCCGCTGCTGCAGCCCAGCCTGGCCGAGCTGCGGCGCCGAGCCCGGGCGGCGGGCGCTCCGCCGACGCCTCTGCCACTCACCGACTCCTTCCTGCTGCGGTTCCTGCGCGCCCGGGACTTCGACCTCGACCTGGCCTGGCGG ttactgAAAAACTATTATAAGTGGAGAGCAGAATGTCCAGAAATAAGTGCAGATCTGTGCCCTAGAAGTATTCTGGGACTTCTGAAGGCTGGTTACCTCGGAGTCCTGAGAGCCAGAGATCCCACTGGCAGCAAAGTTCTTATTTACAGAATCG cacaATGGGACCCCAAAGTTTTCACAGCTTATGATGTTTTTCGCGTAAGTCTAATCACATCCGAGCTTATTGTACAGGAGGTAGAAACGCAACGGAATGGTATCAAGGCTATCTTTGATCTAGAAGGCTGGCAGTTTTCTCATGCTTTTCAAATCACCCCATCCGTAGCCAAGAAGATTGCTGCTGTTCTTACC gatTCCTTTCCATTAAAAGTTCGTGGTATCCATTTGATAAATGAGCCAATAATTTTCCATGCTGTCTTTTCCATGATTAAACCATTCCTGACTGAAAAAATTAAGGAACGG ATTCACATGCACGGGAACAATTACAAACAAAGCTTACTTCAGCATTTCCCAGACATTCTTCCTCTGGAATACGGTGGTACAGAATTCTCCATGGAGGACATTTGTCAGGAGTGGACAAATTTTATAATGAAGTCTGAAAATTACCTCAGCAGCATTTCACAGATCAGTCAATGA
- the TTPA gene encoding alpha-tocopherol transfer protein isoform X3, which translates to MAEMRPGPAAGLQLSALPDHSPLLQPSLAELRRRARAAGAPPTPLPLTDSFLLRFLRARDFDLDLAWRLLKNYYKWRAECPEISADLCPRSILGLLKAGYLGVLRARDPTGSKVLIYRIAQWDPKVFTAYDVFRVSLITSELIVQEVETQRNGIKAIFDLEGWQFSHAFQITPSVAKKIAAVLTDSFPLKVRGIHLINEPIIFHAVFSMIKPFLTEKIKERK; encoded by the exons ATGGCAGAGATGCGGCCAGGGCCTGCGGCGGGGCTGCAGCTCAGCGCGCTGCCCGACCACTCCCCGCTGCTGCAGCCCAGCCTGGCCGAGCTGCGGCGCCGAGCCCGGGCGGCGGGCGCTCCGCCGACGCCTCTGCCACTCACCGACTCCTTCCTGCTGCGGTTCCTGCGCGCCCGGGACTTCGACCTCGACCTGGCCTGGCGG ttactgAAAAACTATTATAAGTGGAGAGCAGAATGTCCAGAAATAAGTGCAGATCTGTGCCCTAGAAGTATTCTGGGACTTCTGAAGGCTGGTTACCTCGGAGTCCTGAGAGCCAGAGATCCCACTGGCAGCAAAGTTCTTATTTACAGAATCG cacaATGGGACCCCAAAGTTTTCACAGCTTATGATGTTTTTCGCGTAAGTCTAATCACATCCGAGCTTATTGTACAGGAGGTAGAAACGCAACGGAATGGTATCAAGGCTATCTTTGATCTAGAAGGCTGGCAGTTTTCTCATGCTTTTCAAATCACCCCATCCGTAGCCAAGAAGATTGCTGCTGTTCTTACC gatTCCTTTCCATTAAAAGTTCGTGGTATCCATTTGATAAATGAGCCAATAATTTTCCATGCTGTCTTTTCCATGATTAAACCATTCCTGACTGAAAAAATTAAGGAACGG aaataa
- the TTPA gene encoding alpha-tocopherol transfer protein isoform X2 gives MAEMRPGPAAGLQLSALPDHSPLLQPSLAELRRRARAAGAPPTPLPLTDSFLLRFLRARDFDLDLAWRLLKNYYKWRAECPEISADLCPRSILGLLKAGYLGVLRARDPTGSKVLIYRIAQWDPKVFTAYDVFRVSLITSELIVQEVETQRNGIKAIFDLEGWQFSHAFQITPSVAKKIAAVLTDSFPLKVRGIHLINEPIIFHAVFSMIKPFLTEKIKERIYQHINKITDTKGFIAAKDWKPPSVHH, from the exons ATGGCAGAGATGCGGCCAGGGCCTGCGGCGGGGCTGCAGCTCAGCGCGCTGCCCGACCACTCCCCGCTGCTGCAGCCCAGCCTGGCCGAGCTGCGGCGCCGAGCCCGGGCGGCGGGCGCTCCGCCGACGCCTCTGCCACTCACCGACTCCTTCCTGCTGCGGTTCCTGCGCGCCCGGGACTTCGACCTCGACCTGGCCTGGCGG ttactgAAAAACTATTATAAGTGGAGAGCAGAATGTCCAGAAATAAGTGCAGATCTGTGCCCTAGAAGTATTCTGGGACTTCTGAAGGCTGGTTACCTCGGAGTCCTGAGAGCCAGAGATCCCACTGGCAGCAAAGTTCTTATTTACAGAATCG cacaATGGGACCCCAAAGTTTTCACAGCTTATGATGTTTTTCGCGTAAGTCTAATCACATCCGAGCTTATTGTACAGGAGGTAGAAACGCAACGGAATGGTATCAAGGCTATCTTTGATCTAGAAGGCTGGCAGTTTTCTCATGCTTTTCAAATCACCCCATCCGTAGCCAAGAAGATTGCTGCTGTTCTTACC gatTCCTTTCCATTAAAAGTTCGTGGTATCCATTTGATAAATGAGCCAATAATTTTCCATGCTGTCTTTTCCATGATTAAACCATTCCTGACTGAAAAAATTAAGGAACGG ATATACCAGCACATAAACAAAATTACAGATACAAAAGGATTCATTGcagcaaaagattggaaaccGCCAAGTGTTCATCATTag